The nucleotide sequence AAGAAAAGATGGAAAATTTTACAAAGCAAATGGTAAAAAATCTCTAAATTTTCTTGGCCACGTAACAGCATAGATGTGTATATACTGACAAATTATGGGtatatttaaagttttttttaaatgcttatTAGGCAGTGAAAACATATATTGTTTGGTTGGCGAAAATCCTCATACTGAACCCTCCTCGAGGGTGCCGAGTGGTAATGACGCTACAGTGCTTGCAATATATCAAGCGGCGTTCAGATAAGATCAGGGGTCAATCCTATGTGCTctagtttttatacccgttactcgtagagtaaaagggtatactagattcgtcggaaagtatgtaacaggcagaaggaagcgtttccgaccccataaagtatatatattcttgatcaggatcactagccgagtcgatctagccatgtccgtctgtccgtctgtccgtctgtccggatgaacgctgagatctcggaaactatgagggctaggctattgagatttggcgtaaagattcctgagcttcttacgcagcgcaagtttgtttcagtagactgccacgcccactctaacgcccacaaaccgcccaaaactgtaactcctacagttttgatgctagatagaaaattttaactgaaatgtattgttctcatcaatacctatcgattgacttaaaaaaaagtttgccacgcccactttaacgcccacaaaccgcaaaaccctgtgacgcccacaattttcatgctagataaaaaattttaactgaaatgtattggtctcgtcaatacctatcgattgatccaaaaaaaaaatttgccacgcccactctaacgcccataacgcttaaatctgtataccgccggtaggtggcgcattttaatctcgctttgctgcttgcatatctccatatagctgagtaacgggtatctgatagtcgaggtactcgactatagcgttctcccttgttaaTAACTAAGTTATATGAGGATGACTTTTGCTCATGGTATTGAGGTATATGTAAATTAAGCCTAGGAAATAAAATGACCAtttaaaaacttctgatatcaaacaaaatcAGCACTTAACGATGTAAAAAgtagtgacgatcgcacctttaacatacaaaagttctgatatcatagtttgtaacgaaaaaaaattttacatttaaaaaaataataaaaacacttTCAAAAATTTACTTTTTCGGCTTACGTATGTGTAAAATCTGTAATATTCTTCTGAAGCGGGCCGAATGAGTAAATTTATGAaagtgtttttattattttatcaAATGTAGAATTTTTTTTCGTCACAAATTATGATATAAGAATTTTTGTATGTTAAAGGTGCGGTTGTCACtatttttacctcgttaagaggtgtttttgtttgataagACTTACACAACGAAGGTAAGTAATTTTTGTTGGCCTATTTAATTTGGCCACCATTTTTGTATTGATCAAAACACAATTTTATAAGCAGTTTTAAGAATTCctcaaacattttatttatcatTTATAGCGTGACTTAGTAAACAATTCAGTTAATGTTATTAAGCtgaagataaaataaaaattttgaatttcttttttatgAATAATAATTCTGAAGATTTTTGTTGCTTATGATTGTTCGATCGTTGTTTCATGTTAAAACTAAGCGTATGAGCAATAATTTATCATCCCGCAATTGCTTACTTATCACTTATCACCTTTTAACTCCGGTGGCCTCATTCAGGGATACCTTTACGATGTTTGTATGTATGCTAACCACTACAAAATCAAGCATCGAAACGAAGTGCTTGCCTCCCTAAGCTCGATTAGCAACCATCaagaaacaacaaaaatatcTGAGGCGTCTTCCAATGAACTGTATAAAAGTGAGCGTTGATTATCGGCAACAGTCATAACGTAGAAGCCAAGACCATGCTCAGAACTATTTCAATTTTGGCCCTGATGGCATACACAGCGGCCACTATGGCAGAAGCAAAACCTATTCTTTTCAAGGTTTTCGCACCCAGCGTTGGTAAATCTTTTGTTAGTTACAcgtaaaataccaaaataatcCGATTTGTTTGACTTTAGGCTATTCCAGTGGAAGTTACCAAAACACAGTGGGGCTATCGCCCTTCAACACTCAGTTAATCTCTAGCCTCATCTCTTCCAAAATTCAGCTGCTTAACAGCGTAATGCAGGCCAAATATTCCGCCGGGGGCTTTCGTATCGGCTTGAATAAGTCAGTCACTCTTTTTAGCTCCACAACCACGACTGAAAAGCCTTTGACACATTACACTACGGAGGTAAACACAGACTTTACTGCAGATGATATTAGCACTACTCAACTCGTCTATACGAAAACCACAGAAGGTGCTGATAAAACGCCGAGTCCAACAATAAGTCCCGAGCATCCAGTCCATACAAGCATGACTTCAGTGATCCCAATCGACAACACTACGTTGTTACCTGAAGTCACCACTATGACGACCGCAACGACTGGCTATTTCTATACCACTATCCATTCTCCCAGCCATTACTTGCCCGCTATCCTTTCTCAAGCCTAAGTATAGGTCCAAGGAAACTTGTACTACACAGCAgttcaatttaaatatattaatctTAGCCATAATCCGTATCCAGTAAACTGCACTAACTTTACAGATTACCGATTCAACCACCTTAAAAAAAGAATATGTTAAATTTTTGCGGAAGCGATTAAAACCTGTCGCGCGTTGAACGTTATGACAATGGCCACCTTTGTGCAATTCTGGCCAAACTAGTAATTATTAGCATAGAAACCGGTTTTTAGAAGAATTGTGTGTGcttaaaagcaaataaaagctATTCCAATCAGTGCTATTAAAAAAGACTGACAGACTGTAGCGCACTATACATTTTTTGACGAAGCTACAAAACTACTTGAAGGTCGCCTGTCGGCCTAAGCAACCATCTAAAATACAGATAACCTTGTTTTACGAGACATGAGCGCACCTAAATCACtcaaaatattgtttaaaaataaattgggTATTTTACTGGaaacttaaataatttaattataattaattaaatttgttaattttaaagattctCTAGCAATCCACGGCGGGAACTTTTTCGCCCTTAACTTTCTACCGCATACACTGCCATATATGGCTTCTCACTtgcaataattttttttttgaaaaatggtATATAGGCTAAACCTCTTCCTATCAATTATTTTTCTTGCACTATTTTCCGTTCGAATTATATATTCGGAACTTCTTTCTTTTGTTCTATCATAAGTTTTAATCAGTTTGGTGCTAGCCGCCACTCAAGCAGATGAACGAAAGTGAATTTTGCTGTATTCGAAATTTAGTTTGATCTACTAAAAAATACCTCTATCGCTAAAAAGTGATTTTATTCTATTAGAATATAAAGTTTTCTGTCATAAAGAAAAGTAAAATTTGACTATAGGTTACTATTACATGTAATATTTAATGCAATTATAGCGGCAGCCATGTATG is from Drosophila suzukii chromosome 3, CBGP_Dsuzu_IsoJpt1.0, whole genome shotgun sequence and encodes:
- the LOC108014855 gene encoding uncharacterized protein isoform X2: MLRTISILALMAYTAATMAEAKPILFKVFAPSVGYSSGSYQNTVGLSPFNTQLISSLISSKIQLLNSVMQAKYSAGGFRIGLNKSVTLFSSTTTTEKPLTHYTTEKVLIKRRVQQ
- the LOC108014855 gene encoding uncharacterized protein isoform X1: MLRTISILALMAYTAATMAEAKPILFKVFAPSVGYSSGSYQNTVGLSPFNTQLISSLISSKIQLLNSVMQAKYSAGGFRIGLNKSVTLFSSTTTTEKPLTHYTTEVNTDFTADDISTTQLVYTKTTEGADKTPSPTISPEHPVHTSMTSVIPIDNTTLLPEVTTMTTATTGYFYTTIHSPSHYLPAILSQA